In Arthrobacter sp. CDRTa11, one DNA window encodes the following:
- a CDS encoding cytochrome b/b6 domain-containing protein, producing MSTPTKKSGPAMGKRSRLYWGVPAALVALVLVVLLARWITGLAPVASFIADYPGHSDLPDGAPVGFPAWLAWQHFLNAFFLLLIIRTGWQVRTTTRPSGHWTRNNKGLIKTKTPPTKITLELWFHLTLDALWILNGIVFAILLFATGQWMRIVPTSWDVFPNALSAALQYASLNWPTENGWVNYNALQLLTYFATVFIAAPLAFISGIRTSSAWPKKATALNKAYPIELARAIHFPVMIYFVAFIVVHVFLVLATGALRNLNHMYGGSDDAGWVGFWVFAASVAVMVAAWFLARPIFLRPIASLMGKVSR from the coding sequence ATGTCCACACCCACGAAGAAGTCCGGTCCCGCGATGGGCAAGCGGTCAAGGCTCTATTGGGGTGTGCCTGCTGCTCTCGTGGCATTGGTGCTGGTGGTCCTGCTTGCCAGGTGGATAACCGGGCTGGCTCCTGTCGCTTCCTTCATCGCTGACTATCCCGGGCATTCGGATCTTCCTGACGGTGCACCTGTGGGCTTTCCCGCCTGGCTGGCCTGGCAACACTTCCTCAACGCCTTCTTCCTGCTGCTGATCATCCGCACTGGCTGGCAGGTGCGGACCACCACGCGCCCCAGCGGCCACTGGACGCGCAATAACAAGGGCCTGATCAAGACCAAGACTCCGCCCACCAAGATCACGCTTGAGCTCTGGTTCCACCTGACGCTGGATGCGCTGTGGATCCTTAACGGAATTGTTTTCGCCATCCTGCTCTTCGCGACCGGACAGTGGATGCGCATCGTGCCCACCAGCTGGGATGTCTTCCCCAATGCCCTGTCGGCAGCCCTTCAGTACGCCTCCCTGAACTGGCCCACCGAGAACGGCTGGGTGAACTACAACGCACTCCAGCTGCTCACCTATTTCGCCACCGTCTTCATCGCCGCGCCGCTTGCCTTTATCTCCGGCATTCGGACGTCTTCTGCATGGCCCAAAAAGGCCACTGCGCTGAACAAGGCCTATCCGATCGAGCTGGCGCGTGCCATCCATTTCCCAGTCATGATCTACTTCGTGGCGTTCATCGTCGTGCATGTGTTTCTGGTGCTGGCAACGGGAGCCCTGCGCAACCTGAACCACATGTACGGTGGAAGCGACGACGCCGGCTGGGTTGGGTTCTGGGTGTTTGCCGCCTCGGTGGCAGTCATGGTCGCCGCCTGGTTCCTGGCCCGGCCCATCTTCCTTCGCCCCATCGCTTCGCTGATGGGCAAAGTCAGCCGCTGA
- a CDS encoding PspA/IM30 family protein: MVKQSIFGRIAQLAKANINSVLDNAEDPQKMLDQMVRDYTNNIAEAESAVAQTIGNLRMLEDDYNEDIKNARDWGNKALAASRKADEYRSTGHAGDAEKFDNLAKVALQRQMSAENEAKGAEPSISSQREVVDKLKTGLDQMKGKLNELTSKRNELVARSKTAAAQSQVHDAIKSIDFMDPTSEVGRFEEKIRREEAKVRGQQELAASSLDAQFNQLEDLGEQVEIEARLAALKSGGNAKPAIGASGAAAGSESTVDEADFDKL, encoded by the coding sequence ATGGTTAAGCAGTCCATTTTCGGCCGCATCGCGCAGCTTGCAAAGGCAAACATCAACTCTGTGCTGGACAACGCGGAGGATCCTCAGAAGATGCTGGATCAGATGGTCCGGGACTACACCAACAACATCGCGGAGGCTGAATCCGCCGTCGCGCAGACCATTGGCAACCTGCGCATGCTTGAGGATGACTACAACGAGGACATCAAGAACGCGCGCGACTGGGGCAACAAGGCCCTCGCAGCCTCCCGCAAGGCTGACGAGTACCGCAGCACCGGGCACGCCGGCGACGCCGAGAAGTTCGACAACCTTGCCAAGGTGGCCCTCCAGCGCCAGATGTCTGCCGAGAACGAAGCCAAGGGTGCCGAGCCGAGCATCTCCTCGCAGCGGGAGGTCGTGGACAAGCTGAAGACCGGCCTGGACCAGATGAAGGGCAAGCTCAACGAGCTCACCAGCAAGCGCAATGAACTTGTGGCCCGTTCCAAGACCGCAGCAGCCCAGTCGCAGGTCCACGACGCCATCAAGAGCATCGACTTTATGGATCCCACCAGCGAGGTAGGCCGCTTCGAAGAGAAGATCCGCCGCGAAGAGGCCAAGGTGCGCGGTCAGCAGGAACTTGCTGCGTCAAGCCTTGACGCCCAGTTCAACCAGCTCGAGGATCTTGGCGAACAGGTTGAGATCGAAGCCCGGCTGGCCGCGCTGAAGTCCGGCGGTAACGCCAAGCCCGCCATTGGCGCATCGGGTGCTGCCGCAGGTTCGGAATCAACAGTGGACGAAGCGGACTTCGACAAGCTCTAG
- a CDS encoding PDZ domain-containing protein yields MTTTRGEHPSEDHAASLDPGTAAVSGVPAAAQPPSSSPDLDQEWWETPNPPRRDNKVSVMTLSGLLALGLGIAAGTVPVPYVVESPGPTFNTLGQAQGAPVISVSGRESYPASGNLDLTTVYVDGGPNGPVSILGAFAGWLDRSKAVYPEELIYPSGTSKEEADEQSTVAMATSQENAIAAALKELEIPFGQQLQSAGLSDGSPSEGKIEEGDIFKSINGKPVTSLAVIQEELAAGKGAPAAVVVERAGGDVAQTITPVDNGAGRYILGVMLQYRFTFPFDVKISLDKVGGPSAGLMFSLGIIDTVTPGDLTGGKHIAGTGTINPDGVVGPIGGIRQKMDGARAGGATLFLAPAANCEAVVGNIPDGLQVVRVENLAEARRAVETAASGQDTSALPACSSN; encoded by the coding sequence GTGACTACGACCCGTGGCGAACACCCATCAGAGGACCACGCTGCCAGCCTCGACCCTGGCACCGCAGCGGTATCCGGAGTGCCTGCCGCAGCACAACCACCCAGCTCATCACCTGACCTTGACCAAGAGTGGTGGGAGACGCCCAATCCACCGCGGCGGGACAACAAAGTCTCTGTGATGACGCTCTCTGGATTGCTGGCTCTGGGACTTGGAATCGCTGCGGGGACTGTCCCGGTGCCATATGTGGTTGAGTCACCCGGCCCCACCTTCAACACACTGGGCCAGGCGCAGGGCGCGCCGGTGATAAGCGTTTCGGGCCGCGAAAGCTATCCCGCCAGTGGGAACCTGGACCTGACCACTGTCTATGTCGACGGCGGGCCTAACGGCCCGGTAAGCATTCTGGGCGCCTTTGCCGGCTGGCTTGACCGGTCAAAGGCCGTATATCCCGAGGAACTGATCTATCCCAGCGGAACAAGCAAGGAAGAGGCTGACGAGCAAAGCACGGTGGCCATGGCAACCTCCCAGGAGAACGCCATCGCTGCCGCACTGAAGGAGCTGGAGATCCCCTTCGGCCAGCAGCTCCAGTCCGCCGGCCTCTCAGACGGGTCACCGTCTGAGGGCAAAATCGAAGAGGGCGACATTTTCAAGTCCATCAACGGCAAGCCGGTCACGTCCCTTGCCGTCATCCAGGAAGAACTGGCGGCAGGCAAGGGGGCGCCCGCCGCTGTTGTTGTGGAGCGCGCAGGCGGTGACGTGGCTCAGACCATCACGCCCGTGGACAACGGTGCGGGCCGGTACATTCTGGGAGTCATGCTCCAGTACCGGTTTACGTTCCCGTTTGACGTAAAGATCTCCCTCGACAAGGTGGGCGGTCCCAGCGCCGGGCTGATGTTCTCGCTGGGCATTATCGACACCGTGACGCCGGGAGACCTGACCGGAGGCAAACACATCGCCGGGACCGGCACCATCAACCCGGACGGTGTGGTGGGACCCATCGGTGGCATCCGCCAAAAAATGGACGGCGCACGGGCCGGGGGAGCCACCCTGTTCCTTGCCCCCGCCGCCAATTGTGAGGCGGTAGTAGGGAATATTCCCGACGGGCTCCAGGTGGTCAGGGTGGAGAATCTGGCAGAGGCGCGCCGTGCCGTCGAAACCGCCGCTTCGGGCCAGGACACGTCAGCCCTGCCCGCCTGCTCCAGCAACTAG
- a CDS encoding UPF0182 family protein, protein MSRPTSPIPPGRPSTRRGALTPTLIVVALVVVGFIFFANVWTDVLWYRQLGFFEVFLTENLARIGIFVAGFTIMFLAVFFAVRIAYHARPVYAPDSEIRDNLNRYQAQLEPVRRVVMIGLPLVFGLFAGSAAASQWQRVLLFFNQEQFGQNDPVFNMDISFYLMTLPFLGFITGFLISVVVIAGIAGILTHYLYGSIRLMERGIFTSRAAQIHLAVTGAAFLILLGVNFWLDRFSSVQNNGGRWAGALYTDVNAVIPTKAILAVAAVLVAILFIVAAVIGRWRLPVIGTAMLIITSILAGGVYPWVIQQFQVRPSEQTLENPYIKRNIEMTRAAYGLDKIQVDRYNATNTASTGALAPDAQTTANIRLLDPNLISDAFSQLEQYRPYYQFPEALNVDRYEVDGKIQDTVIAVRELNPENVAANQQGWLNQHVVYTHGYGVVAAKGNKFTVDGKPEFLQSGIPSTGVLGDDSTYEPRIYFGETSPEYSIVGAPDGAPSREQDRPSGREGEGETQYTFEGNGGPNVGSFFNKVLYSIKFQSSDLLLSDGVNEESQILYERNPRERVQKVAPYLTVDGNAYPAVVDGRVKWIVDGYTTSQYYPYSQQEQLSEATTDSQTTSGRAVALPNSSVNYIRNSVKATVDAYDGSVTLYAWDDQDPLLKAWQNVFPTSLKPFSEMSADVMSHVRYPEDLFKVQRELLGRYHVTDPTSFYKSDEVWSVPADPTADSATDVKQPPFYMSLQMPDQETPAFQLTSSFIPQIVNGNARNVLYGFLAADSDAGNEKGVKAESYGKLRLLQIPPETQVPGPGQAQNKFNSDPTVSQALNLLRQGASDVLNGNLLTLPVGGGILYVQPVYLKSTGETSYPTLQRVLVAFGDKVGFAPTLDEALKQLFGGDSGAAAGDSDNNGQAPPAPGGTPPVVGADAKADLKAALEEANAAIQAGQAALAAGDFAAYGEEQKKLAAALQRALEAEGRIVVTAPEAAPSPAATPTESPAPTGTATPSPSPGT, encoded by the coding sequence TTGTCCCGTCCCACCAGCCCCATCCCTCCCGGCAGACCTTCCACCAGACGCGGCGCCCTGACGCCCACACTGATAGTCGTTGCGCTTGTCGTGGTGGGGTTTATCTTCTTCGCCAATGTGTGGACTGACGTCCTCTGGTACAGGCAACTCGGATTCTTCGAAGTGTTCCTGACCGAAAACCTGGCACGCATTGGGATCTTCGTGGCCGGCTTCACCATCATGTTCCTTGCCGTCTTTTTTGCCGTGCGGATCGCGTACCATGCCCGGCCCGTCTACGCGCCGGATTCGGAAATCCGGGACAACCTGAACCGGTATCAGGCGCAGCTTGAACCTGTCCGTCGGGTTGTCATGATTGGCCTGCCCTTGGTGTTCGGGTTGTTCGCAGGCAGTGCCGCTGCGAGCCAGTGGCAGCGCGTCTTGCTGTTCTTTAACCAGGAACAGTTTGGCCAGAATGATCCGGTCTTCAACATGGACATCAGTTTTTATCTCATGACGCTTCCGTTCCTTGGATTCATCACAGGTTTCCTGATCAGTGTGGTGGTGATCGCCGGCATCGCCGGGATCCTGACCCACTACCTGTACGGCAGCATCCGGCTGATGGAACGGGGTATCTTCACCAGCCGCGCCGCCCAGATCCACCTGGCCGTCACGGGCGCCGCTTTCCTTATCCTCCTGGGTGTCAACTTTTGGCTGGACCGGTTTTCGTCCGTGCAGAACAACGGAGGCCGCTGGGCGGGTGCCCTCTACACGGATGTGAACGCGGTCATCCCCACCAAGGCCATTCTGGCTGTCGCCGCCGTACTGGTGGCAATCCTCTTCATCGTTGCAGCAGTTATTGGCCGCTGGCGCCTGCCGGTCATCGGAACGGCAATGCTGATCATCACCTCCATCCTTGCCGGAGGTGTATATCCGTGGGTCATCCAGCAGTTCCAGGTCCGGCCTTCCGAGCAGACCCTGGAGAACCCGTACATTAAGCGCAACATCGAGATGACCCGTGCCGCGTACGGCCTCGACAAGATCCAGGTGGACCGGTACAACGCCACCAACACAGCCAGCACCGGCGCCCTGGCCCCCGACGCCCAAACCACTGCCAACATCCGCCTCCTGGATCCGAACCTGATCTCGGATGCGTTTTCGCAGCTGGAGCAGTACCGCCCTTATTACCAGTTCCCCGAGGCACTGAACGTTGACCGCTATGAGGTGGACGGCAAAATCCAAGACACCGTTATTGCGGTTCGCGAGCTGAATCCCGAAAACGTCGCGGCCAACCAGCAGGGGTGGCTGAACCAGCACGTGGTCTACACGCACGGTTACGGCGTTGTGGCGGCGAAGGGCAACAAGTTCACGGTTGACGGAAAGCCTGAGTTCCTTCAGTCCGGCATCCCATCCACGGGTGTGCTTGGGGACGATTCCACCTATGAACCCAGGATCTACTTCGGCGAAACCTCCCCGGAATACTCCATAGTTGGGGCTCCGGATGGTGCTCCGAGCAGGGAGCAGGACAGGCCTTCGGGAAGGGAAGGCGAGGGGGAGACGCAGTACACCTTCGAAGGCAACGGCGGCCCCAACGTGGGCAGCTTCTTCAATAAGGTCCTCTACTCCATCAAGTTCCAGTCCTCGGATCTGCTGCTTTCGGACGGCGTCAATGAAGAGTCCCAGATTCTCTACGAACGCAATCCCCGCGAGCGGGTCCAGAAAGTGGCCCCCTACCTGACGGTGGACGGAAACGCTTACCCGGCTGTTGTGGATGGCCGCGTGAAGTGGATCGTTGACGGCTACACCACCAGCCAGTACTACCCGTACTCGCAGCAGGAACAGCTGTCCGAGGCCACCACCGATTCCCAGACCACTTCCGGACGCGCTGTGGCCCTGCCAAACAGCTCCGTCAACTACATCAGGAACTCGGTCAAGGCAACGGTTGACGCTTACGATGGCTCGGTAACCCTCTATGCCTGGGACGATCAGGATCCGCTCCTAAAGGCGTGGCAGAACGTCTTCCCGACGTCGCTGAAGCCCTTCTCGGAAATGTCGGCTGACGTTATGAGCCACGTCCGCTACCCGGAGGACCTGTTCAAGGTTCAGCGCGAGCTGCTGGGCCGCTACCACGTGACCGATCCGACGAGTTTCTACAAGAGTGATGAAGTATGGAGCGTGCCGGCAGATCCCACTGCGGACTCGGCAACGGATGTCAAGCAGCCGCCGTTCTATATGTCACTGCAGATGCCGGACCAGGAGACGCCGGCATTCCAGCTGACGTCGTCCTTCATTCCGCAGATCGTGAACGGGAATGCGCGGAACGTCCTGTACGGCTTCCTTGCAGCCGACTCCGATGCCGGAAATGAAAAGGGCGTGAAGGCGGAGTCCTACGGAAAGCTGAGGCTTCTGCAGATCCCGCCGGAGACGCAGGTCCCAGGTCCCGGTCAGGCGCAGAATAAGTTCAATTCCGACCCCACTGTCTCGCAGGCGCTGAACCTGCTGCGTCAGGGCGCCTCCGACGTCCTGAACGGCAACCTCCTCACCCTCCCTGTGGGCGGCGGCATCCTCTACGTCCAGCCGGTTTACCTCAAGTCCACCGGTGAGACGTCGTATCCCACCCTCCAGCGTGTGCTGGTGGCTTTCGGTGACAAGGTTGGCTTCGCGCCCACCCTGGACGAAGCCCTCAAGCAGCTGTTCGGTGGGGATTCAGGGGCGGCAGCCGGTGATTCCGATAACAACGGCCAGGCTCCCCCCGCTCCAGGTGGCACTCCACCTGTTGTCGGCGCGGACGCCAAGGCTGACCTGAAGGCCGCGTTGGAAGAAGCGAACGCCGCAATCCAGGCCGGCCAGGCCGCACTCGCCGCGGGTGACTTCGCTGCCTATGGAGAAGAGCAGAAGAAGCTCGCTGCGGCGCTCCAGAGGGCCCTGGAGGCCGAAGGAAGGATTGTGGTGACCGCCCCGGAGGCTGCCCCCTCGCCGGCTGCCACTCCCACCGAAAGCCCCGCTCCAACGGGCACGGCAACGCCGTCACCTTCACCAGGTACCTGA
- a CDS encoding zinc-dependent metalloprotease, producing MTSNPLNPSNGDDAPKDPLTEMLQNLMGGKGMENIDPAELAKAAGLPDDPNLLAQMFSQVQAMMSAPSEGPVNWQLAHENARRVAASSADPSVTSQQSREVDEALRLAELWLDPVTDLPATGLIGRAWSRAEWVEATLGTWKRLTEPVANSIANALSNAMTEQMPEEMKSMMGGASSMLQNMGGAIFGMQLGQAIGALSAEVVSSTDIGVPLADLEMALLPANVAKFGEGLSVPENDIRLFLAVREAAHARLFVQVPWLRGHLLSAIEAYARGIHIDTSRIEELARDLDPSNPEGIQEALSQGVFMPQRTPAQDQALEKLETALALVEGWVDELTAAATENVLPSAGALRETVRRRRATGGPAEHAFSSLVGLELRPRRLREAATLWANLKDERGIEGRDAIWHHPDLLPTAEDLDDPKGFGGRRKLAEASDSEVDDALQKLLNGGFDAAPDPEAAGTSGPEDESGESPNKPEDSDEDSGEGGRPGN from the coding sequence ATGACCTCCAACCCACTCAATCCATCCAATGGCGACGATGCGCCAAAGGATCCGTTGACAGAAATGCTGCAGAACCTGATGGGCGGCAAAGGCATGGAAAACATCGACCCCGCCGAACTCGCGAAGGCAGCCGGACTGCCGGACGACCCCAATCTCCTGGCCCAGATGTTTTCCCAGGTGCAGGCCATGATGAGCGCCCCTTCCGAAGGTCCGGTGAACTGGCAGCTCGCGCACGAGAATGCGCGCAGGGTTGCGGCCAGCAGCGCCGATCCGTCCGTGACGTCCCAGCAGTCCCGTGAAGTTGACGAGGCGTTGCGCCTGGCCGAGCTGTGGCTTGATCCCGTTACAGACCTTCCGGCCACGGGCCTGATTGGCCGCGCCTGGTCCCGCGCGGAGTGGGTGGAGGCAACACTGGGCACCTGGAAGCGGCTCACCGAACCGGTGGCAAACAGCATCGCCAACGCGCTCTCCAACGCCATGACTGAGCAGATGCCCGAGGAAATGAAATCCATGATGGGCGGCGCCTCTTCGATGCTGCAGAACATGGGCGGGGCGATCTTTGGGATGCAGCTTGGGCAGGCGATCGGCGCACTGTCGGCTGAGGTGGTCAGCTCCACGGACATCGGGGTTCCGCTGGCCGACCTGGAAATGGCCCTGTTGCCCGCGAACGTCGCAAAATTCGGTGAAGGCCTGAGCGTCCCGGAGAATGACATCCGCCTGTTCCTCGCCGTCCGTGAGGCAGCCCATGCACGCCTGTTTGTGCAGGTTCCGTGGCTTCGCGGCCACCTGCTGAGTGCCATCGAGGCCTACGCGCGCGGGATCCACATCGATACCTCCAGGATCGAAGAGCTGGCCCGGGATCTTGACCCCAGCAACCCGGAAGGCATCCAGGAGGCGCTGTCCCAGGGAGTCTTTATGCCCCAGCGCACGCCGGCCCAGGACCAGGCCCTCGAAAAACTCGAGACAGCCCTCGCCCTGGTTGAGGGGTGGGTGGACGAACTGACCGCAGCGGCCACCGAGAACGTGCTTCCGTCGGCGGGTGCCCTCCGCGAGACGGTCCGCAGGCGCCGGGCCACCGGAGGCCCGGCTGAGCACGCCTTCTCATCACTGGTGGGGCTGGAGCTGCGTCCCCGGAGGCTGCGGGAGGCCGCCACCCTCTGGGCGAACCTCAAGGACGAGCGGGGCATCGAAGGCCGGGACGCCATCTGGCACCACCCCGATCTGCTTCCCACCGCCGAAGATCTGGACGATCCCAAGGGGTTCGGCGGCCGCCGCAAGCTTGCCGAGGCCAGCGACAGCGAGGTTGATGATGCACTGCAGAAGCTTCTGAACGGCGGTTTTGATGCCGCCCCGGATCCCGAAGCGGCAGGAACATCCGGCCCGGAGGATGAGTCCGGCGAAAGTCCCAACAAACCCGAAGATTCGGACGAGGATTCAGGTGAGGGCGGCCGCCCCGGGAACTAG